A part of Nonomuraea helvata genomic DNA contains:
- a CDS encoding VOC family protein, whose protein sequence is MLELGASKHAHQPGRSFRVFLDPEGHPFCLCAS, encoded by the coding sequence GTGCTCGAGCTCGGCGCGTCCAAGCACGCGCACCAGCCCGGCAGGTCCTTCCGGGTCTTCCTCGACCCGGAAGGGCATCCGTTCTGCCTGTGCGCGAGCTGA